A window of Thermosynechococcus sp. NK55a contains these coding sequences:
- a CDS encoding urease accessory protein UreD, whose amino-acid sequence MAGWLGKLALAYAWRQGQTIPVRSYASAPLKLQRSFYPEGKPICHSLILHTAGGYVGGDRLHQKITLEPQCRVLLTTPAAAKVYGRAQIPVELTVNCHVADNAVLEWLPQETIIFAGAQFHQRLRIDLTPQAQVGLWEMTRFGRTARGEVFNHGYWRSHTEVWQGGVPLWIDRQRIEGTKTMLTAMNALQGCPLMGTLAWVGREVSSEQIQRLRDLAMGIQGEMGVSALIRGVVCRYRGHSMAELRRWFVAAWQLLRQGQASHPSVCYPRVWPR is encoded by the coding sequence CTGGCCTATGCTTGGCGACAGGGGCAAACGATTCCAGTGCGGTCTTATGCCTCGGCACCCCTGAAGCTACAACGCTCATTTTATCCTGAGGGAAAGCCGATTTGCCACAGTCTGATCCTGCATACGGCGGGGGGCTATGTGGGGGGCGATCGCCTGCACCAAAAGATTACCCTTGAACCCCAGTGCCGTGTCCTGTTGACAACGCCTGCCGCCGCCAAGGTCTACGGTCGTGCCCAAATCCCTGTGGAGCTAACGGTTAACTGCCATGTTGCCGATAATGCTGTTTTAGAATGGCTCCCCCAAGAAACGATTATCTTTGCGGGTGCTCAATTTCACCAACGCCTGCGCATTGATCTTACCCCTCAAGCACAGGTGGGCCTTTGGGAGATGACTCGCTTTGGCCGCACGGCTCGCGGTGAAGTCTTTAATCATGGGTATTGGCGTTCCCATACGGAGGTGTGGCAGGGGGGTGTGCCCCTGTGGATCGATCGCCAGCGGATTGAGGGTACGAAAACGATGCTAACAGCAATGAATGCCTTGCAGGGGTGTCCGCTCATGGGCACATTGGCTTGGGTCGGCAGGGAAGTGAGCAGCGAACAGATACAACGGCTGCGGGATTTAGCAATGGGGATTCAGGGGGAGATGGGTGTCAGTGCCCTGATTCGCGGGGTGGTTTGTCGCTATCGCGGTCACTCAATGGCGGAATTACGGCGGTGGTTTGTGGCGGCTTGGCAGTTGCTCCGGCAGGGGCAAGCTTCTCATCCTTCTGTTTGCTATCCCCGGGTGTGGCCACGATGA